In Desulfonatronospira thiodismutans ASO3-1, the sequence CCATTGCGACCCAACCATACCCTCTTCCAGCTTTTTAGCTGCAAGGTCCGAAGGACTGGCAGGGTTTAGAATCATTGCGACTTGTTGGGAGGTTGAGCCTGCCCGACAAAATTGCTTGGCCCCACGTTTCACAGGGATCCTGGTCCTAAAGAAGGTCTTATGACTGATCACAATGTCCAGGAGTTCTGGCCCGGACATAGGCCAGACCAACCACAGTCTCCCTTCTCTGGCAAGAAGACTGGCAGCAATTAAAAGCATTCTGCCCAGTGCCAGGCTTTGGCCATATAAAATTGCTTGAATTTTCCACTTCAGACGACATCAGAAAATCCTCTACCCTTCTGCGCCAACAATAAGTCCCTCATTTTATTTTTCGTAAGCTTCCACCCCCACTTAAGTAATAGGCATGGGGTTGTGCGTATAGTGAGGGGTATCTGTTCTGTTGCCCCTAAAATAAGATTTTTTGCAGCTGTAGCTGCTTGATTTACTTCAAAAAATGTCTGTTACAACACAGGCAGCAGAAAGGAGGTGTTGTATGACGTCTTCCGAACTTCAAACCGTAAATGACAGGAAAGTAGATATATCGCTTTTGATGAAGCGCCTTCAGGAATTGATACTTTCGGGAAAAGATGAGGAAAGAGGCAGAAGCATTCTTCATAAAAAGTATATCTGGAGTAGCCTGTCTCTGGACAGGAGCTTGCAGTGGGCCAGACTGGCTCAGGCAGCCGGTGAGAATGAATTGAGCCTGGAAATTCTGGAGTGGCTGAACTCTAAGTATCCAGAAAACAGGGAGGCCTGGAGAGAACATTACCAGCTTCTACAGTTTCTTAGCAGAGATCAGCAGGCAGCCCGAGTCAGGGCCAGGGCGCTGTCAATGGTGCCTCAGATGGCCGGCGAAATGAATCAGGCTGCTGTTGTTGATGATCAAGGAAATGAGCCTGTCTCCGTGTCGGACGATCCATTCTGGGAGCACCACCGACAACAGAAACTGCTTGAGATTTACCTCAAACTTTTTCAGGGTAGAGAGGACTGCTTCGCCAGGCAGTGGTCGGACAAAAAGGCTGACAAACAGGGATATGTTCCAGTACGCCGCCCGCTGGAGATTGAAGACGTCAGGGAGCATATTGCAGGCAGAAAAACTTACGGCATTTATCTGCTGAATCAGTCCAGTCAGGTCAGTACTGCAGTGGTGGATATGGACCTGGATAAAAACCTCCTTGAGACCAAAGGACTGGCAGCATCTAAGAAAGATCTTTTGCGACGGGAAAGAGATTATCTTCTGGAGCGTATTCCAGAAGAGAGTCGCAGGCTTGGTCTGGAGTGCCTTACTGAGTTCAGCGGCAGAAAAGGGTATCATTTCTGGTACTTTTTCTC encodes:
- a CDS encoding CRISPR-associated primase-polymerase type A1, whose protein sequence is MTSSELQTVNDRKVDISLLMKRLQELILSGKDEERGRSILHKKYIWSSLSLDRSLQWARLAQAAGENELSLEILEWLNSKYPENREAWREHYQLLQFLSRDQQAARVRARALSMVPQMAGEMNQAAVVDDQGNEPVSVSDDPFWEHHRQQKLLEIYLKLFQGREDCFARQWSDKKADKQGYVPVRRPLEIEDVREHIAGRKTYGIYLLNQSSQVSTAVVDMDLDKNLLETKGLAASKKDLLRRERDYLLERIPEESRRLGLECLTEFSGRKGYHFWYFFSPPVDAGLARGALQKITKKLGRDISCFKLEVFPKQDRLSGKGFGNLVKLPLGIHRHSGKKSYFLSSKGTNVWDNMGILEKVKTNSFEETGQSSEQQESSSISVHPRYEQWASKYPELAMFIDKCPPLGQIILNCRRHKELGMREEKIIFATLGFLKRSKTLVHALFQELPDYNQHLVDYRLSRVRGTPLGCKKIHALMSMNIDYCAFEYTDGYLHPLLHCPQWTASAVPKSEKVENLQQALEQLQNSLDTVKRFLPDSSRVPEISS